Proteins found in one Zea mays cultivar B73 chromosome 1, Zm-B73-REFERENCE-NAM-5.0, whole genome shotgun sequence genomic segment:
- the LOC100283005 gene encoding Probable 26S proteasome non-ATPase regulatory subunit 3 (The RefSeq protein has 2 substitutions compared to this genomic sequence), whose product MPEDVQMNDSEPQSAAPAPAAAAAPALSTLHHLKEIASVIEAGSLSKEVRRISRAFRLTVALRRRLAARDVSAFLAFALPASSEAYRRLIALVPKEDDTEMDVDAVAPATQISIKHGLPEIEIYCYLLALIFLIDQKKYDEAKVCASVSIARLKNLNRRTVDVLASRLYFYYSYVYELTNSLAEIRGNLLALHRMATLHRDELGQETLLNLLLRNYLHYNLYDQAEKLRSKAPRFEAHSNQQFCRYLFYLGKIRTIQLEYTGAKESLLQAARKAPTTARGFRIQCNKWAIIVRLLLGEIPERTVFMQKGMKKALTPYFELTNAVRVGDLELFRTVADKFASTFSADRTRNLIVRLRHNVIRTGLRNISISYSRISLADIAKKLRLDSENPVADAESIVAKAIRDGAIDATIDHANGWMVSKETGDVYSTNEPQIAFNSRIAFCLNMHNEAVKAMRFPPNSHKEKESAEKRRERLQQEEELAKHMAEEEDDDF is encoded by the exons aTGCCGGAAGACGTGCAGATGAACGACTCGGAGCCCCAGTCTGCGGCCCCAgctcccgccgccgccgcggcgccgGCGCTCTCCACACTACACC ATCTGAAGGAGATCGCGTCCGTGATCGAGGCTGGTTCTCTGTCCAAGGAGGTCCGCCGGATCTCCCGCGCCTTCCGCCTCACCGTCGCGCTCCGCCGCCGCCTTGCCGCACGGGACGTCTCCGCCTTCCTCGCCTTCGCGCTACCCGCGTCCTCCGAAGCCTACGGGCGCCTCATCGCCCTGGTGCCCAAG GAAGATGATACTGAGATGGACGTTGATGCTGTGGCTCCAGCAACTCAGATTTCAATCAAACATGGTCTCCCTGAGATTGAAATATATTGCTACTTGCTTGCACTGATTTTTCTTATTGATCAGAAGAAATACGATGAG GCTAAAGTATGTGCAAGTGTGAGCATTGCTCGCCTGAAGAATCTAAACCGGAGAACTGTTGATGTCTTGGCATCTCGTCTGTACTTTTATTACTCTTATGTGTATGAGCTTACCAACAGCCTTGCTGAAATCCGCGG GAATCTGCTTGCTCTACACAGAATGGCAACTTTGCATCGTGACGAGCTCGGCCAG GAAACTCTGCTGAATCTTCTCCTCCGCAATTACCTCCACTACAACTTGTATGATCAGGCAGAAAAGCTTAGATCAAAGGCACCTCGTTTTGAAGCACATTCCAACCAACAA TTCTGCCGATACTTGTTCTACTTGGGCAAAATTAGGACAATTCAGTTGGAGTACACTGATGCTAAAGAAAGCCTCCTGCAAGCTGCTCGTAAGGCACCAACAACTGCCCGTGGTTTTCGGATCCAGTGCAACAAATGGGCTATCATAGTGAGGCTGCTGCTTGGTGAGATTCCAGAGAGGACTGTTTTCATGCAGAAAGGAATGAAGAAAGCTCTGACACCTTATTTTGAGCTCACAAAT GCTGTCAGGGTTGGGGACCTTGAACTGTTCAGGACTGTCGCTGACAAATTTGCAAGCACATTCAGCGCAGACAGGACTCGCAACTTGATTGTGAGGCTGCGCCACAATGTCATTCGAACTGGACTGCGCAACATCAGCATTTCTTACTCAAGGATCTCCCTTGCTGACATTGCTAAGAAGCTAAGACTAGACTCTGAGAACCCTGTTGCTGATGCGGAGAGCATTGTAGCCAAGGCCATAAGAGATGGCGCAATTGACGCCACCATAGATCATGCAAATGGCTGGATGGTATCGAAGGAAACCGGTGATGTCTACTCTACAAATGAGCCACAAATTGCATTCAACTCCAGGATTGCGTTCTGCCTCAACATGCACAATGAGGCGGTCAAGGCGATGAGATTCCCCCCTAATTCTCATAAGGAAAAGGAGAGCGCCGAGAAGCGCCGAGAGAGGCTTCAACAGGAGGAAGAACTGGCTAAGCACATGGCTGAGGAGGAGGATGACGACTTCTAA
- the LOC103643216 gene encoding stigma-specific STIG1-like protein 3, with protein sequence MAKLTAVVVLLMVLAAATAGAVVTNADGATATVPGRRHHQQTRRSSRFLLANSSPPSPYYACSKKSAAAVCFAPGSPGATCCGGRCVDTAASADHCGGCSKVCKHDRSTCCGGRCVDLLSDKGNCGACGNLCDKRCSNGFCDYAL encoded by the coding sequence ATGGCGAAACTCACGGCAGTCGTCGTCCTGCTCATGGTGCTGGCCGCCGCAACGGCTGGCGCGGTGGTCACCAACGCCGACGGCGCTACGGCTACCGTCCCAGGTCGTCGCCACCACCAGCAAACCAGGAGGAGCAGCCGTTTCCTGCTTGCCAACTCCTCGCCGCCGTCGCCGTACTACGCTTGCTCCAAGAAGTCAGCCGCCGCCGTGTGCTTCGCTCCGGGCAGCCCCGGCGCGACGTGCTGCGGCGGGCGGTGCGTGGACACGGCAGCCAGCGCCGACCACTGCGGCGGCTGCAGCAAGGTCTGCAAGCACGACCGCAGCACCTGCTGCGGCGGCCGCTGCGTCGACCTGCTCTCCGACAAGGGCAACTGCGGCGCGTGCGGGAACCTGTGCGACAAGAGATGCAGCAACGGCTTCTGTGACTACGCCCTGTAA